The window AGAAGTCCGTTTCATTCAATGGTTTGTGGAGGATACTGCAAAGTGTTCTGACCACATCTCTGAACAATTTCTCTGCaatgaaacagattttaaaCAAAGCTGACAAATTTCTTTCTCAGGACAATGACCCagaaagctgcacagcacatGACTGTTCCTCCTCCAGAGTTAATCTGACCAGATTCCTTCTGTAAACCTCCAGCAAAGATGCTCAATACCCTGATTTGCAAAGAACGTGTGTAAAGAATTGTAGGACAACTTTGTTCTGAAACAGAGGTGATAAAACCGCACTATTTTGCATGACAATTCCAGGAAAAGGCCACTTCAGATAAATacaatgtttgatttttttttctgcatttccttacttttgcagctgaaatataaaatacacattaaatGAACATTTCTAAAGTCTTTACATCTGTAGAAAAGTTAGTGTTTTACATTTCCCAAACTGAAGATGTTTAGGTAAAGAAACAGTATGTTCCATCACAGTTCGCAGAGGGAGGCCAGGCGTGAGTCCATTGTGAAGGGCCTGCATCATTTAACTATTGCTTTTTTACTTATAGACCAAACTACTGCCTAAAAATCTTTGTCCCCACTGGCCTCTCCAACCCAAAAGCCAGCTATATGGAAAATGAGGCGAGAGGCAATTGCTTGAGTACctttgagggaaaaaaatacaacctAAAAAAATAGCCTCCACTCCCAGAATGCACTGTGAATTTTAAAGCAGGGTGGGGGTAACTCTCAAAAGACTTCCAGAacaatccattttttttttagcaatccCAGGTTTGGGGTGTCTTTTTATCTCCGTTCGTAGCCAGTGTCTCATGCCCGATACTGAAATGCTCTCTTCCATGGACTGCCATTCCCATAATGCACTGCACACTGGACCTCTCTTCCTTTGCACACAGGAAATTGCGCGCCAGCAGCGGAGCTCTACCCTTCCCGTCAGGTGTCTGGAGGAAGCGGGTAGACGATAAAAGAAATAAACCAAAGTTCGCCCTAGATTAATACTTTTATAGGTCCTATGTTTATAAAAAGGGTacaacaatgaaaataaaaacaatattataaaGAAAACCACCCCATTACTGTATTAATCTCAAGAGagattttattataataaaatagcTACCATGAATCACTTAATAAACCTGCATTTTAGAGAGCTGAGAAGGCTTTCTGGCCCTGACTTCCCACTGACAACATTCTTCAACTGCGGCTGCCTCCCAGAAACCACAGCCAGGGGATGAATGCACTGTCCCTCCCCTCCCCTttcctctcccagctcttccAGACTGCAGGAAAACACAGTTCAGTCCATGTAGGCTTGACCCTCAGGCTCATTCCAATCGGCTTCCTTGGGGGGGGCTGGTGTTCTTTAGGCAAAGAGCTAGAAGATTGCAGTGGCCTTGCCTCGTCTGTGATCCGACTCTGCTGTGACGACTGGAAAGCTTATCATTGCTGCTGATACTCCTACACTGCGGTCGCCCATGTCGACTTCAATAGCACAGCCTCAGCCATTCTGCTCAATGTTTAGGGGCCCCAATACTGACTGTACTGTTTTAAGAACAGCTGTCAGTATATCCCCTTGTGGTTAAGCAAAGAAATCCCGCTTCCTGTTTGAAAGCATTTGGCGCCACCTGCATTCGATCACGATAAGGAACCGCCTTTCTTCCGTTGCACTGGATAATGTAATCTCTAAATGCAGCGCCGCTCGAAAACTGAACTGCAGCGATAACCTCACATTACTTGATGCCGTTTGTTCACAAAGCGCTGGAGCGGGTAAAGGACAGCGTGCAGGTAAATGTTTAGAAACGTCATCAGGAGGAGCATGGCCCAGAAAGTGTGAGGGTTCTGGTTCTGACAGCAGTGTGCGAGCAGCAGCAGTGGTGGAATAGTGTTCTCTTCTACAGCATACAACTGCACAACGGCACATGGCTGAGTGCGTGTAAAAACTTGGCTGTCATTTCAGAAAAACGAACAGGTTAAAACAGTCATGACAATGTTTCAAGAATTCAGAGGTCGTTTTCTTAATTCCTGGTCCTTGCTGGACCACTTCAGGATTTCAGCATAATAGTCCACGCAGTCTCCTGCTGGTTCAGAAGCAAGGGCATCTGCAGAGTGCAGGAACAGTCACAGCGATACAGGACGAGGTTTTATACTGTGATTCCGACtcaaatattcatttattttcccttttgctTATGATGGACTGAACTGCAGCTTCCTGTTGACTGGTAGAGCCAAACCCCCCAGCTAGTGCCTTCTCTAAAAGCCCAGGTCCTAGATGCCATTATGGATTCGACTGCGATCGTACTTGTCTCTCCTCTTTATACTCGAATTTCGTCGTCGTCCTCGTCCATGAAGGAGAAGTCCTTCTCGTCCTCCCCCTGCGGCGAGCCGGACTGGACGCTCTCCGCGTCCCCCTGCCCTGGGCTCCCCTCCAGGGCCGCCGATCCCGCGCTGGAGACGGACGAGGTGTCCGGGTGCTGGCGCCGGGGCTGGGGCTCTGGGGTCAGGGGGCCAGCGCGGTGAGCCTGGCTGTCTGACGCCCTGGGGGGTCGGGACTCCACCTCCCCCTGGCCCAGAAGAGGTGGCGAGCCCCTGCCTTCGCTGCTTCTCCCCTCCTCGAACCCCAGATCGTCCTCCTCCCAGGCGCTTTTATCCATGACGCTCAGGATGTCTCCCAGCATGGAGGGGCCCAGGTCGATGTGGAAGGACATGACGGACTCGGCGTGTTTCAGCCCCCCCCCAACTCTAGGGGGCGACGACGGGGGGAGGTCCGTCAGCTCGCCGAAGTTTTTCTCGTCCAGCTCGGGGTCGTAGGGCCTGTTGATGCCGGAggggggggcggcggcggcggcaccGTTGGCGGGCTTCTCGGAGTCCGGCGCTTTCTTCAGGGGGCTGGAGGAGAGGCTCTTGGGGACGCGGCCAGCCCTTCTCTCCCCGTCCTCGTCGTTGAGGTGCGGCAGGGACACCGCGTTCTTCACGAAGGTGGGGGAGCCCCTGGGCGGCGCCAGAGTGGACTCCCGCTTGTCGGCCCGCGTGACGGACTGGGACCGCCGGCTGTGGCGGAACGTGCGGGAGAAGAGCCCCGGCTTGGGGCTCGGGGAGTGCGCCGGGCTGTCCCCCTCGCGGGGGGGCTCCCCGGAGCGGGTGCTGAGGAAGGACGTGTCCCCGAAAGCGTCCCCGCCCCGGCCCACGTGCATGGTGTGGCGGAAGTCCCCCAGGGGGGCGCTGATCATCTCCACCGTGAGGTCGGCCCGGGAGCGGCGCTTGGACTGGGACGAGTTGGAAACCAGCTGCTTGAGGATCGGCATTCTGACGCGGCTCCCGAGAAACGAGGGGAGGAGGATTCGGGATGGGAGATTCCCTAGGCAAGTCCGAAATAAGCTCGAGTCCCTTCTGCTCACTGGAGGCGGGCTATGCGGAGACGTTACGGTACGAGAATTTCCAGATATCTCCAGGTCACAGCCATTGCAGTTCCCCCACCATTGGTCTTGACACCCCAAAATCCTCTCGATCAAccctgaaaaacaaaagcacgAGAAACCGTATGGATGAGACGTACAGCCGACCAAGTCTTCTAGTTTCAGATCTGACAAGCATGGCAGACAAACTGGTATTCTATCGTTTCATTCTTTAAAAGGAAAGACAGCGGACGGTAAGTATCAATAAAACAGAACTATGTTTGTGAGCCAACTAACTATAGACAATACAATTCACAGCACAGATTTGCAAAATACTAGTAAATCTTTCAGCATTGCATGAAAATGCAAATTTCAAAAGGTCTTGATAGCAACAGTAACTGGAATATTAAAAGTAAAGGGAGATAATCCAAGACAGAGGTGGAAGAAACCAACATAAAAAGGATACAATTTCAAAGATGGGCTGCAACATGTGTGACAACTTTATTATACCTTTCAACTACAATATTGATATCACCAAGAAACTAATTATGTGATGCATCGTCAGCTTGCTCTAGGCAAATGGCATTAGAGTACCAGGACTCTTGAGCATCTGCAgtcacagggagagacagaacAGCCTGCTCTCCATCGGCACCTCAGAGCCACCCCCTCACAATCATTCTGTTTGTTCAATTCCCTGCCAGATTGCAAGTAAACAATCTTTTCCATGTCAAACATGGTTTCCAGGTGACTACGTTCAAATGGTTGTTAATGCACTGAATTCATTAGAacggaaataaaaagaaacccaGAAGCATGGTAGATCTGCTCAATGCACCTGCAAGAAAAGCAAgtatttaatagcagaactacAACTAACCAGGTGTGACCCACGACAATAAAATACACATTGAAGTGGCCTAATAACTGCAACTTAATATCAGTCACAAACCCCAGCATGTGTCTTTCTTAAGACACATTTAAATGTATGCAGGTAGAACacaccaccagagggcagtgtTCATGGCCTGCCCCACACAGCGGGGTGCACACAGGACTCTCACAGGGAAAACAGAACAGAACCATAAGGTCCAAATCACTGTAAATGGGTAAGAAAAAGAGACAAGTGCAAGACTGGTGCCTAAGCCAAGCCGGAGAATCTGGGAATGCTGATCAGGATAAAGTGGGGCTGAGAATGGAGGTACTCAACTCTCAACTCACGTTTGCCTTATTCTGCACTGACATCTCCATCATCTGTAGACCTACTGTTGACAAGAGCCCTGAGGAGCTCTACAGCAGTGCATTGCACTGTCACAGTGATCTGGGCAATGACACCCGGCTGGGCTCTTCCGCCTTATTGAAAGTCTTTATCGCAGCGACGCTGGCAAGGAGTTACGTCCTTTCAGATTAAAAGCTAAAAGAACGTAGGCTTTCCACACTGCCAGAGATGCTTAAATATCTTGCAGAATGAATTACAGCCATGCTGTACTccattatatattaaataaccCGTCGTCCTTCACACTAACTGCAGAGGTTTGCACTCGAAGCGATTTTTCTGAAAGGCGGGTTCGTCCCACCAAGCATGTTTTTCAGGACTCTTCTTTCTCTCCTAACCACATGTGTGGAACAACAGGAATTCTCATCAGCGTGCTCCGGATTCCCAAGCAGACCCCAGGGAGCCCCTGCGCCTTCCATATGATTTCCAGTCCCGACTTCACAAGTTGAAATTGACACGTAAAACCAACC is drawn from Lepisosteus oculatus isolate fLepOcu1 chromosome 9, fLepOcu1.hap2, whole genome shotgun sequence and contains these coding sequences:
- the cdc42ep4b gene encoding cdc42 effector protein 4, giving the protein MPILKQLVSNSSQSKRRSRADLTVEMISAPLGDFRHTMHVGRGGDAFGDTSFLSTRSGEPPREGDSPAHSPSPKPGLFSRTFRHSRRSQSVTRADKRESTLAPPRGSPTFVKNAVSLPHLNDEDGERRAGRVPKSLSSSPLKKAPDSEKPANGAAAAAPPSGINRPYDPELDEKNFGELTDLPPSSPPRVGGGLKHAESVMSFHIDLGPSMLGDILSVMDKSAWEEDDLGFEEGRSSEGRGSPPLLGQGEVESRPPRASDSQAHRAGPLTPEPQPRRQHPDTSSVSSAGSAALEGSPGQGDAESVQSGSPQGEDEKDFSFMDEDDDEIRV